Proteins encoded within one genomic window of Cytophagales bacterium:
- a CDS encoding exopolysaccharide biosynthesis protein, with the protein MASESNQEYQEQGISIREALLRLGRFIQYLFSKWKPIVIGSMIITTLYVSYQLIRPRKYTAQTTFVLDVKGGAGSVSSLASVVGINLGSLSGSENELFSAENILQLYGSYRMLKKTFLKEVDLHGEHQRLITHYANNKELLEYWRSDEELTDFSFEVPEAEMTVKHDSLLMIVVDDFRKKQLLAEKMSRKLSIMKVLVEDKDEKWAKTFNEELVRNVNKFYLETKTRKSLEDLMILQHQADSVKGILDEALKLFTLSNQNTPYANPLKSSTVLDNRKLQVDLQIASAVYEEVMKQLAIAKITHQKNTPLIQILDRPILPLDHDKSRKLVILIKGGFLGGFLMVGLFAFRRIYELIMSEEA; encoded by the coding sequence ATGGCATCGGAAAGTAATCAGGAATATCAGGAGCAAGGGATTTCCATCAGGGAAGCGCTCTTGCGATTAGGAAGGTTTATCCAATACCTTTTTTCCAAATGGAAGCCCATCGTGATCGGTTCTATGATCATTACCACGCTTTACGTATCCTATCAGCTGATACGGCCCAGGAAATACACGGCACAGACCACCTTTGTACTAGATGTAAAAGGTGGAGCAGGGTCTGTTTCTTCACTTGCGTCCGTCGTGGGAATCAATCTGGGAAGTTTGTCTGGTTCGGAAAATGAATTGTTTAGTGCGGAGAACATTCTACAGTTGTATGGGTCCTATCGCATGTTGAAAAAAACCTTTCTGAAAGAGGTAGATCTACATGGCGAGCATCAGCGACTGATCACGCACTATGCCAATAATAAAGAACTACTAGAATATTGGCGGTCTGATGAAGAGCTTACTGATTTCAGTTTTGAAGTGCCCGAGGCTGAGATGACCGTGAAGCATGACAGTCTGTTGATGATTGTGGTAGATGATTTTCGCAAGAAGCAATTGCTTGCCGAAAAGATGAGCCGGAAGCTCAGTATCATGAAAGTGCTGGTGGAGGATAAAGATGAGAAATGGGCAAAAACATTCAATGAAGAACTGGTCAGAAATGTCAACAAGTTTTATCTCGAGACCAAGACAAGAAAATCACTCGAAGATCTTATGATTTTGCAGCATCAGGCTGATAGCGTGAAAGGGATTTTGGATGAGGCTTTGAAGTTGTTCACCCTATCTAATCAGAACACACCTTATGCAAACCCCCTAAAGTCTTCCACTGTCCTGGATAATCGCAAGCTACAGGTAGATCTCCAAATCGCATCGGCGGTTTATGAGGAAGTAATGAAGCAGCTGGCCATTGCCAAGATCACCCATCAAAAGAATACCCCATTGATCCAAATTTTGGATCGTCCGATCTTGCCATTGGATCATGATAAATCCAGAAAATTAGTGATCCTCATCAAAGGAGGATTTCTTGGAGGGTTTTTAATGGTAGGCTTGTTCGCCTTCAGGCGGATCTATGAGCTTATCATGAGCGAAGAAGCCTAG
- a CDS encoding O-antigen ligase family protein, producing MSFVLFLPLIVLLMGLLVYCLERTLITGNQIYCLLFILLYLPIYKNALIFSYQQTGSVILVKVLQYSKELVLIMGLATFIVTRKNIFHLNFRITTLDKLFLVFISLAFLFVLLPIGEATFFNKATYFKNMFLMGLMYFMGRNVRISDSLLIKGLQLLLCMGAIACFVAILEKGFNTHLHSVINMSQFNSHIYDREPTGHYGLSWTFEAQGGKKRFGSIFADPLEFSATCLLLFTASMMMYRTSIIRSNKLIYAISAVMAVISIWLAYSRASMLSFVFMLSYIAILLRYYWLIYVGIAGVIAITGYIIYFAPDETRYFVIDTLTFANSSSLGHLLDWAAAVESIIENPFGIGLAMSGNASGVEGELQVGGENQYLIYGVQLGVIGMLLYIMILAYAIRMSAKAYRRAKNPIDKIIPFCATCVKFGLLLPLFTSNAEIYLFIALISWWMVGRSITIYDNQLTAQTNG from the coding sequence ATGTCTTTTGTTCTATTCCTTCCGCTGATAGTCCTGTTGATGGGCTTATTGGTTTATTGCCTGGAAAGAACGTTGATCACAGGAAATCAGATTTATTGTCTGCTCTTTATATTACTATACCTGCCTATCTACAAAAACGCGCTCATCTTTTCTTACCAACAAACGGGATCGGTGATTTTGGTCAAAGTATTACAATACTCCAAGGAACTTGTGCTGATCATGGGATTGGCCACTTTCATTGTTACCCGAAAAAACATATTCCATCTGAATTTCAGGATAACCACGCTTGATAAGCTGTTCCTGGTTTTCATTTCGCTAGCATTTCTATTTGTGTTGCTACCCATCGGTGAGGCTACTTTTTTCAATAAAGCCACCTATTTCAAAAATATGTTTCTGATGGGGCTCATGTATTTTATGGGTAGAAATGTAAGAATATCCGATTCACTTTTGATAAAAGGGCTCCAGCTCCTCTTATGCATGGGAGCCATTGCATGTTTTGTCGCCATATTAGAAAAAGGCTTTAACACACATCTGCATAGTGTGATCAATATGTCCCAATTCAATTCGCACATCTACGATCGTGAACCCACCGGCCATTATGGATTGTCGTGGACTTTTGAGGCACAAGGCGGTAAAAAAAGATTCGGTTCCATATTTGCCGATCCCTTAGAGTTTTCAGCTACTTGCCTCCTGCTTTTTACTGCATCCATGATGATGTACCGGACTTCAATTATCCGAAGTAATAAGTTGATCTATGCGATTTCGGCAGTGATGGCGGTGATCAGTATTTGGCTTGCTTATTCACGAGCCTCGATGTTGTCATTTGTCTTTATGTTGAGCTACATCGCGATCCTGTTACGATATTATTGGTTGATTTATGTAGGCATAGCAGGAGTAATCGCGATTACCGGATACATCATCTATTTTGCCCCGGATGAAACCAGGTATTTTGTGATTGATACACTGACGTTTGCAAATTCTTCCAGTTTAGGACATTTGCTCGATTGGGCGGCGGCAGTAGAAAGCATCATAGAAAACCCATTTGGCATTGGACTTGCTATGAGTGGAAATGCGTCCGGAGTGGAAGGAGAATTACAGGTAGGCGGTGAGAATCAATACCTTATTTATGGGGTACAATTGGGAGTGATAGGGATGCTGCTATACATCATGATCCTGGCATATGCCATCCGCATGTCAGCGAAAGCCTACCGGAGAGCTAAAAATCCGATAGATAAAATCATTCCTTTTTGTGCTACATGCGTGAAATTCGGACTATTGTTGCCATTATTTACCTCGAATGCTGAAATATACCTTTTCATTGCCCTTATTTCCTGGTGGATGGTTGGTCGAAGCATAACCATTTACGACAATCAACTAACAGCTCAAACAAATGGATAG
- a CDS encoding SLBB domain-containing protein — MTPAYAQIDADVFALDVDALSDVQIKQLLFKAREAGYTEQDLYLLARSRGVSESEVLKLSERIADLDKQKIDVVRETPIQENDPPPATNEPIDEGLPYFGYDLFSSAGNELFFASIENTAPPSDYVLGPTDYIVINVYGESEKSYAEIINSSGFVMLRNVGPVYLSGLTMRKAQDRVKVSLGTVYKDLVAADPKTFVQLSLAQVRTINVNLVGALKKPGSYTISGLSTVYNAIYAAGGPTVEGTLREVKVLRKNKLIATLDYYDFLLNGLTDNNVRLDNDDVIIVGPHINRVTINGAVKRPGIYEMKDGETFDDLLKYTGGFNAYAYKERISVTRNGAKEKLVSDILIEQFKLFEVKAGDEYEIGEVLNRYENRVTINGSVYRPGNYAISEGLTLKSLVERAEGLTGDAFLGRATLRRQRENLKYDLISIDLGGVMSGAIEDIPLEREDEITVLSIHNLDTEKFVRISGEVKQPGVHPYSDQMTLNDLVFLASGFRESASTGTIEIARRPARQSVDNLSKIFTVGIDSALNISDNEIELMPFDHVIVRRNPNFFREKSVQIFGEVNFPGTYVLASEGERVSSLIQRAGGKRKLAYLEGATLLRKTEFYVKGGDESADSELDFIYDDFVQDENVELTTRAKQERLKQLAKNNPFLEGIEIEEVESIALNMDAILLKPGSSADLVLEEGDIINIPKELTTLRLRGRVLYPNTVRFVDGKGLKYYIGKAGGFGTRALKKRTYVVYANGEVSRTRGFMFFRQYPVPEPGAEVIVPVKPLKVPIKPSEFIGITSGLATIALLITQIVQ, encoded by the coding sequence ATGACCCCTGCATATGCGCAGATTGATGCGGATGTTTTCGCTTTGGATGTTGATGCACTATCAGATGTCCAAATCAAGCAGCTCCTCTTCAAGGCTCGTGAAGCAGGTTACACTGAGCAAGATCTTTATTTGCTGGCAAGATCCAGAGGCGTTTCTGAGTCGGAGGTCCTAAAACTAAGTGAAAGGATAGCCGACCTGGACAAACAGAAAATTGATGTCGTCAGAGAAACACCTATCCAAGAAAACGATCCACCGCCTGCTACGAATGAACCCATAGACGAAGGCCTTCCATATTTTGGATATGACCTATTTAGCAGTGCAGGAAATGAGCTATTTTTTGCCAGCATAGAAAACACGGCGCCTCCCTCAGATTATGTATTGGGTCCTACGGACTACATCGTGATCAATGTTTATGGCGAGTCCGAAAAGAGCTATGCAGAGATCATTAATTCTTCTGGTTTTGTAATGTTGCGTAATGTAGGACCTGTTTACCTTTCAGGTCTGACAATGAGGAAAGCACAGGACCGGGTGAAAGTAAGCCTGGGTACTGTATATAAGGACCTGGTAGCTGCTGACCCTAAGACTTTTGTTCAATTGTCATTGGCACAGGTTCGTACCATCAATGTAAACCTGGTTGGGGCCTTGAAAAAGCCGGGATCCTATACGATAAGTGGGCTATCTACCGTCTACAATGCAATCTATGCAGCAGGCGGACCAACGGTAGAAGGAACCTTGAGAGAGGTCAAGGTACTGAGAAAAAACAAGCTGATTGCCACTCTCGATTATTATGACTTTTTGCTCAATGGTTTGACAGATAACAACGTTCGGCTTGACAATGATGATGTGATCATCGTAGGGCCTCACATCAACCGTGTAACCATCAATGGAGCGGTCAAGCGCCCTGGAATCTATGAAATGAAGGATGGTGAGACTTTTGATGACCTATTGAAATACACTGGTGGATTTAATGCCTATGCTTACAAAGAAAGAATCAGCGTCACTCGGAATGGCGCTAAAGAAAAGTTGGTGTCCGACATCCTCATTGAACAATTCAAATTGTTTGAAGTCAAAGCCGGGGATGAGTACGAGATAGGTGAGGTACTGAACAGATACGAAAACCGGGTTACTATCAACGGGTCTGTTTATCGTCCAGGGAATTACGCCATTAGCGAAGGACTTACTTTGAAATCCTTGGTGGAGAGAGCAGAAGGATTGACCGGAGATGCTTTTTTGGGACGTGCCACCCTGCGCCGCCAGAGAGAGAACTTGAAATACGATTTGATCTCGATAGACCTTGGTGGAGTAATGTCGGGAGCGATTGAGGATATTCCTTTAGAGCGTGAAGATGAGATCACCGTATTGTCTATTCACAATCTCGATACCGAAAAGTTTGTAAGGATTTCAGGTGAAGTGAAGCAACCGGGAGTACATCCGTACTCAGATCAAATGACGTTGAATGATTTGGTCTTTTTGGCAAGTGGCTTTCGGGAAAGTGCATCGACTGGTACCATTGAGATTGCACGTAGACCAGCACGACAGTCTGTGGACAATTTGTCGAAGATCTTTACAGTGGGTATTGATTCGGCCCTTAATATTTCAGACAATGAGATTGAACTGATGCCTTTCGACCATGTGATTGTTCGTCGGAACCCTAATTTTTTCCGTGAAAAATCAGTTCAGATTTTTGGGGAGGTTAATTTCCCAGGAACTTATGTCCTTGCTTCTGAAGGGGAAAGGGTTTCGAGTCTTATACAACGTGCCGGAGGCAAGCGCAAGTTGGCCTATTTGGAAGGTGCGACACTACTTCGAAAAACTGAATTCTACGTCAAAGGAGGAGATGAAAGTGCCGATTCAGAACTTGATTTCATCTACGATGATTTTGTTCAGGATGAGAACGTGGAACTTACCACACGGGCCAAACAAGAACGACTCAAGCAATTGGCGAAAAATAATCCCTTTCTAGAGGGTATAGAGATTGAGGAGGTAGAATCAATTGCGCTCAATATGGATGCCATCCTTTTAAAGCCCGGCTCTTCTGCAGACTTGGTGTTGGAAGAAGGAGACATCATTAATATTCCCAAAGAATTAACGACCCTTCGTCTACGAGGCAGGGTATTGTACCCGAATACGGTTCGCTTTGTCGATGGCAAAGGGCTTAAATATTATATAGGGAAAGCGGGAGGTTTTGGCACACGGGCCCTGAAGAAAAGGACTTATGTGGTTTACGCCAACGGAGAAGTATCAAGGACGCGGGGGTTCATGTTTTTTCGACAGTATCCGGTTCCTGAACCGGGAGCTGAGGTCATTGTGCCTGTGAAGCCATTGAAGGTGCCGATCAAACCAAGCGAGTTCATCGGAATTACCAGTGGTCTGGCGACAATTGCTTTACTTATTACCCAAATTGTTCAATAA
- a CDS encoding glycosyltransferase family 2 protein — protein sequence MDSSSTKQQPIDTEGKDLPRIAILVLNWNSYTYTHTCLQSLKQCTQGLFQVIVIDNHSSDGSVDQLEKENPEVIFLRNQENLGFTGGNNVGIEYALKEGYEFIMLLNNDTEVQSNFLEPLLKVLDEHPEVGAVQPKMMYNHDRKLIWNAGGMFRKWLCLPVSLGAEKQDHPRYDVPKQVDWITGCCILTRSEIVKRVGGQDESFFYGYDDVDWSFRLKEDSKNSLYYEPASVIFHDAGVAGRNEQGNKEGFLKPFVHYFYVRNNIFILRRYASLLFFPTIFLFHVGKFSGYLVYFLLRRRFRKFSATIAGVKDGLSLNMQGPIDHLGAIKKFSLR from the coding sequence ATGGATAGCAGTTCGACAAAACAACAACCAATTGATACTGAGGGGAAGGATTTGCCACGAATCGCAATTCTGGTATTGAACTGGAATAGCTATACCTACACCCACACGTGTTTGCAGTCTTTGAAGCAGTGTACACAAGGTTTGTTTCAAGTGATTGTGATCGATAATCATTCGAGTGATGGTTCGGTGGATCAACTTGAAAAAGAAAACCCTGAGGTAATTTTCCTTCGAAATCAGGAGAACCTTGGATTTACTGGGGGCAACAATGTCGGAATTGAGTACGCATTAAAGGAAGGCTATGAATTCATCATGTTGCTCAACAACGATACAGAAGTCCAATCCAATTTTCTGGAGCCGCTGCTGAAAGTCCTGGATGAGCATCCGGAAGTTGGGGCTGTGCAACCCAAAATGATGTACAATCATGATCGTAAACTGATCTGGAATGCAGGTGGGATGTTCAGAAAATGGCTTTGTTTACCGGTATCCCTGGGTGCTGAAAAGCAGGATCATCCCAGGTATGATGTTCCGAAACAAGTAGACTGGATCACTGGTTGCTGCATTTTGACCCGTTCAGAGATCGTCAAAAGGGTCGGAGGCCAGGACGAAAGCTTTTTCTATGGATATGATGATGTGGATTGGTCTTTTCGCTTGAAGGAAGACAGTAAGAATTCCCTGTACTATGAACCAGCATCGGTTATTTTTCATGATGCAGGAGTGGCCGGAAGAAACGAACAAGGCAATAAAGAGGGCTTCTTAAAGCCATTCGTTCATTATTTCTACGTACGCAACAACATATTCATATTGAGGCGCTACGCTTCACTGTTATTTTTTCCGACCATCTTTTTGTTCCATGTCGGTAAGTTTTCTGGCTATCTCGTTTATTTCTTATTGCGGCGAAGATTCAGAAAGTTTTCGGCCACCATTGCGGGTGTAAAAGACGGGCTAAGCTTAAATATGCAAGGACCGATTGATCATCTGGGCGCAATAAAAAAATTCAGTTTGCGATGA
- a CDS encoding glycosyltransferase family 4 protein — MKKLLMTHSSSDLYGSGKIFLKTALHLKEQGYQPYVVLSSDGPMVTVLKEAGIEVYFIRLGILRRKYFSIPGVINRAVVMLQAGIKMARLVKQKEVDLLFTQSSGAIVCALVQFLTRKPHVWHVLEITLKPVFLVKFTAFLLSKYSDTVMVASKEVANHWAKYAPNANIQVIYNGVDGATLNSSIELKRTEQKENLHIGMIGRVHFWKGQDYFLDIAAELLKKNKHLTFYMAGDAFPGYEYLYDDIKQQKDRLGINEHVVDLGFVDDPRKFFDQIDIFVLPSIQPDPFPTTLLEAMVLEKPVVGTNHGGAREMILDEETGYLIPWDDAKQAASKIQHLIDSEALRKQFGSAGSSRVKTLFTEENYNKGVVGLVEELIG; from the coding sequence ATGAAGAAGCTGTTAATGACGCATAGCTCCTCGGATCTGTATGGATCGGGGAAAATTTTTTTAAAAACGGCATTACACCTGAAGGAGCAGGGTTATCAACCGTATGTGGTTTTATCTAGTGATGGCCCGATGGTTACAGTCTTGAAGGAAGCAGGTATCGAAGTTTATTTTATTCGCTTGGGTATTTTGAGAAGAAAGTACTTTTCTATTCCAGGGGTGATCAACAGGGCTGTTGTCATGTTGCAAGCGGGAATCAAGATGGCGAGATTGGTAAAGCAGAAAGAAGTAGACCTACTCTTTACGCAATCCAGTGGCGCTATCGTATGTGCGCTGGTGCAGTTTTTGACTCGTAAACCTCATGTTTGGCACGTTCTTGAGATTACGCTAAAGCCCGTTTTCTTAGTAAAATTCACCGCGTTTTTACTGTCGAAATATAGCGATACAGTGATGGTAGCTTCCAAGGAAGTAGCCAATCACTGGGCTAAGTATGCGCCAAATGCAAATATTCAGGTGATCTACAATGGAGTTGATGGTGCCACTTTGAACAGTTCAATTGAGCTCAAAAGGACTGAGCAAAAGGAAAACCTACATATCGGCATGATCGGTCGGGTACACTTTTGGAAAGGTCAAGACTACTTTCTGGATATTGCGGCGGAATTACTCAAAAAGAACAAGCATTTGACATTCTATATGGCAGGAGACGCATTTCCGGGGTATGAGTATTTATATGACGACATCAAGCAACAGAAGGATCGACTAGGCATCAATGAACATGTCGTAGATCTTGGTTTTGTAGATGACCCTCGAAAGTTTTTTGATCAGATCGATATTTTCGTCCTACCTTCAATCCAACCAGATCCATTTCCCACGACGTTATTGGAGGCAATGGTACTCGAAAAGCCCGTGGTGGGTACCAATCATGGTGGAGCAAGGGAGATGATCCTGGATGAAGAAACGGGCTACCTTATTCCTTGGGATGATGCGAAACAAGCAGCATCAAAAATCCAGCATTTGATAGATTCGGAAGCACTCAGAAAACAATTTGGGTCTGCAGGTAGTTCTCGCGTTAAAACCCTTTTTACGGAAGAAAATTACAATAAAGGAGTAGTGGGTTTAGTGGAAGAATTGATCGGATAA
- a CDS encoding glycosyltransferase family 1 protein, translated as MRILVDTFVLTSAETGIRTYCIELCDGLQEFEDSEHQYIIPGYQFFKKNGFFARRSNVFAKGFFHLSFLMWKLFILPILVLTTGSKGVLSLDYVLPVWPKFKGFVVFHDVFFWELKSHYNPIWRKYFTTLAEQGVKKDTVVIATSNYTKEKLRKLLFPSATIAIVYQSPHMGHFTDEALDPTQEKLKYFLHVGYYDKRKNLPVLIKAYAKYLEEASDQPKAKLFLAGGRAPAADMDDWHTITEMIEQMGLSEWVEQLGFVATEEMGKLYRDAFAFVFPSYDEGFGIPIVEAMRNGIPVIVSDMGASKEVLGGNGLVFRFDDPQNLTEHLLSLEDKTLYQRLGEASLRRSSDFSRHKFCMAIDQLISEKMP; from the coding sequence TTGAGAATACTGGTAGATACGTTTGTATTGACGAGTGCCGAAACGGGCATCAGGACCTATTGTATTGAGCTTTGCGATGGCCTGCAGGAGTTTGAAGATAGTGAACATCAATACATCATCCCCGGATATCAGTTTTTCAAGAAAAATGGTTTTTTTGCCCGAAGATCCAATGTATTCGCGAAAGGGTTTTTCCATCTGTCGTTTCTGATGTGGAAATTGTTCATTCTACCCATCCTGGTATTGACCACAGGTAGTAAAGGAGTACTGTCCCTGGATTATGTGCTTCCGGTTTGGCCAAAATTCAAAGGTTTCGTTGTTTTTCATGATGTCTTTTTTTGGGAGCTTAAATCACATTATAATCCGATTTGGAGGAAATATTTTACAACATTAGCTGAGCAGGGTGTCAAAAAAGATACAGTGGTCATCGCAACTTCAAATTATACTAAAGAGAAACTTCGAAAGTTACTATTCCCTTCAGCCACAATTGCGATTGTTTATCAGAGCCCACATATGGGTCATTTCACAGATGAAGCCCTTGATCCGACTCAAGAGAAACTGAAATATTTTCTACATGTGGGGTATTATGACAAACGTAAAAACCTACCTGTTTTGATCAAGGCTTATGCGAAGTATTTGGAGGAAGCATCGGATCAGCCTAAGGCCAAACTGTTTCTTGCCGGAGGTCGTGCTCCCGCAGCGGACATGGATGATTGGCATACGATAACGGAAATGATTGAGCAAATGGGCTTGAGCGAGTGGGTTGAGCAGTTGGGATTTGTTGCAACTGAAGAGATGGGCAAGCTTTATCGAGATGCCTTTGCCTTTGTTTTTCCTTCTTATGATGAGGGTTTTGGAATACCCATTGTGGAGGCCATGAGAAATGGAATTCCAGTAATTGTCTCTGACATGGGCGCTTCCAAAGAAGTACTGGGGGGGAATGGTCTTGTTTTTCGTTTTGATGACCCACAAAACTTGACGGAACATCTCCTGTCTTTGGAAGATAAAACACTTTATCAGCGATTAGGTGAAGCAAGCTTAAGGCGAAGTAGCGATTTCAGTCGACATAAATTTTGTATGGCAATAGATCAGTTGATTAGTGAAAAAATGCCCTAA
- a CDS encoding DUF1972 domain-containing protein: MKVAIIGSRGYPYVYSGYETLVKELAERLVHMGVEVRVYCHRSLFKSRPKTVNGVKLVYVPAIEQKILSQLSHSFLSMLHCCLSDVDVILAVNPANGPFGMLARLFRKKTAINLDGLEWQRPKWKGLGSKYFFWASGFATKWYDRLINDSEEMRKIYLEIFKKDSTVIAYGANIRQSTDAALIQKWGLEPAGYYLIVGRLIPDNNADIIVDGFMKSQAKRKLVIVGDVPYKDEYATSIKALASQDDRLVFTGYVTDPNELAELYHQAYGYFHGHEYGGTNPTMIKALAYGSAILALNTRFNQEMLQEGKFGLYFEKSGQSVQQIVDFAENNEDKMKELKKDSKAGVTPKYQWDNVAAAYLKVFEELTGQRQ, from the coding sequence ATGAAGGTTGCGATAATTGGTTCGCGTGGATATCCGTATGTCTACAGTGGCTATGAGACGCTGGTCAAGGAACTCGCCGAGCGATTGGTGCACATGGGCGTAGAAGTGCGGGTATATTGTCATCGATCCTTGTTCAAATCAAGACCAAAAACGGTTAATGGGGTAAAGCTTGTTTACGTACCCGCCATTGAGCAAAAGATCTTGAGCCAATTGAGTCATTCCTTCCTTTCTATGCTGCATTGCTGTTTATCGGATGTGGATGTGATATTGGCCGTCAATCCTGCCAATGGCCCCTTTGGTATGCTAGCCAGGTTGTTCAGGAAGAAAACAGCGATCAATCTAGATGGGCTGGAGTGGCAACGTCCCAAATGGAAAGGACTTGGTTCAAAGTACTTTTTCTGGGCATCAGGGTTTGCTACTAAATGGTACGATCGGCTGATCAACGATTCTGAGGAAATGCGTAAAATCTACCTGGAGATTTTCAAGAAAGATTCCACAGTTATTGCTTATGGTGCTAATATTCGACAGTCTACAGACGCTGCATTAATCCAAAAGTGGGGTTTGGAACCTGCAGGCTATTACCTGATTGTTGGTCGACTCATTCCGGACAACAATGCGGACATCATTGTAGATGGATTCATGAAGTCTCAGGCTAAAAGAAAATTGGTGATAGTTGGTGATGTGCCTTACAAAGATGAGTACGCGACCAGCATCAAAGCACTGGCAAGTCAGGATGATCGACTGGTTTTTACAGGATATGTGACCGATCCAAATGAATTGGCGGAACTCTATCACCAGGCCTACGGCTACTTTCATGGGCATGAATACGGAGGCACCAATCCCACCATGATCAAAGCCCTGGCCTATGGTAGCGCGATTCTGGCACTGAACACTCGATTCAATCAGGAAATGCTGCAGGAAGGCAAATTCGGATTGTATTTTGAGAAGTCCGGCCAATCTGTACAACAGATCGTTGATTTTGCCGAGAACAATGAGGACAAAATGAAAGAACTAAAAAAGGACTCAAAAGCGGGTGTCACTCCTAAATATCAATGGGATAACGTGGCAGCCGCTTACCTGAAGGTCTTTGAGGAATTGACCGGTCAACGCCAATAA
- a CDS encoding 2OG-Fe(II) oxygenase codes for MINFDFLEQNKLELREKYLLAKPFPYLVIDDFCDRELLEKAYASIPELENKSRDYVFANNKFEKSNYKEIGPEFLTLQEELRSDRMNDFLSFVTNETIFVDPKNFGGGLHQGKKNSFLDMHLDFNYHPLNKKWYRNLNLLLYLNKDWKSAYGGHLKLRDLRSEECAELEVPFNRMIIQQTRGFTLHGYDMTSFPEGNYRTSIATYAYTQHAMNIEAPRTTDWFPKEDASSTKKFMAKHYNTAVQLKNKFLGSRTAKNQ; via the coding sequence ATGATCAACTTCGACTTTCTAGAGCAAAATAAACTCGAACTTCGCGAAAAATATTTACTCGCCAAGCCTTTTCCGTATCTGGTGATCGATGATTTCTGTGACAGGGAATTATTGGAGAAAGCTTATGCCAGTATTCCCGAGTTGGAAAACAAAAGCCGCGACTATGTTTTTGCCAACAACAAGTTCGAGAAATCGAACTACAAAGAAATTGGCCCGGAGTTCCTCACCTTGCAGGAGGAACTACGTTCAGATCGCATGAATGATTTCCTGAGTTTTGTGACCAATGAAACCATTTTTGTAGATCCGAAAAACTTTGGCGGTGGCTTGCATCAAGGGAAGAAAAATAGCTTTCTGGACATGCACCTGGATTTCAATTACCACCCACTCAACAAAAAGTGGTACCGCAACCTCAATCTGCTGCTCTATCTCAACAAGGACTGGAAATCAGCATACGGTGGTCATTTGAAATTACGTGATTTGAGGTCTGAAGAGTGCGCCGAACTGGAAGTCCCGTTTAACCGCATGATCATCCAACAAACCAGAGGTTTTACCCTGCATGGATACGACATGACCAGTTTCCCGGAAGGCAACTACCGTACCTCAATTGCAACGTATGCTTACACGCAACATGCCATGAACATTGAAGCCCCTCGCACAACGGACTGGTTCCCTAAGGAGGATGCAAGCTCCACTAAGAAATTTATGGCGAAGCATTACAATACGGCGGTACAACTGAAAAATAAATTCTTGGGGAGTAGAACGGCGAAGAATCAGTAA